The Triticum dicoccoides isolate Atlit2015 ecotype Zavitan chromosome 6A, WEW_v2.0, whole genome shotgun sequence genome has a window encoding:
- the LOC119317527 gene encoding uncharacterized protein LOC119317527, with translation MTPFKAMFGHEPRHWGITTTTACSVPSLQSWLDERAVIQGLLQQHLQRARLRMKQQTNRKRSERRLEVGDMVFLKLQPYVQTSVAKRANHKLSFRFYGPFPVISKINEVAYKLELPPQATIHPVFHVSMLRRAVLPGSGALVGFKPRSTTPGKTRKSCKLVFQRLRLGVKPLLKKEGMSGPVPLLVLPSSSIRPRRGLARKTKEAQPAEPRPRVGVTERRHQLLKGTRAEGQTIQWITAPGGGGFLFLSRPPCVPLLVIAIRYSNS, from the exons ATGACTCCCTTCAAGGCCATGTTTGGGCATGAACCCCGACATTGGGGAATTACTACAACTACAGCGTGCTCGGTACCGTCACTTCAGTCCTGGTTGGACGAACGCGCTGTCATTCAGGGCCTGCTGCAACAGCACTTGCAGCGTGCTCGGCTCCGCATGAAGCAACAGACTAACCGTAAGCGTTCTGAGCGCAGATTGGAAGTGGGGGACATGGTGTTTCTGAAACTACAACCTTATGTCCAGACGTCAGTGGCAAAACGGGCTAATCACAAGCTTTCGTTCCGGTTCTACGGTCCTTTTCCTGTCATCAGCAAGATCAACGAGGTGGCGTATAAGCTGGAACTGCCCCCGCAAGCCACGATCCACCCGGTCTTTCATGTTTCCATGCTGCGTCGCGCGGTGCTCCCAG GTTCTGGTGCGCTAGTCGGATTTAAACCAAGATCGACGACACCTGGGAAGACAAGAAAGAGCTGCAAGCTCGTTTTCCAGCGGCTGAGGCTTGGGGTCAAGCCTCTTCTCAAGAAGGAGGGGATGTCAGGCCCAGTACCACTCCTTGTCCTCCCATCGTCAAGTATACGGCCTCGGCGTGGGCTGGCCCGCAAGACGAAGGAAGCCCAACCCGCGGAACCAAGGCCCAGAGTGGGTGTGACCGAGCGGAGGCACCAACTACTTAAAGGCACACGCGCAGAAGGCCAAACCATCCAGTGGATCACGGcacccggcggcggcggcttcctgTTCCTCTCCCGACCCCCTTGTGTACCACTCCTTGTAATCGCTATCAGATACTCGAATTCGTGA
- the LOC119317525 gene encoding protein NRT1/ PTR FAMILY 8.3-like, with product MDVLERGERAPLLQSHGPKVQEDDSLQVPLLKHKKRGGSKAPAVILLFECLESTAFNGISTNLVVYLETVLHGSNLASASNVATWFGTSYLTPVFGAIIADSFWGNYNTILVSLVVYLLGMMLVTFSAFVPTTTAALCAAGASCAGTAGTWGLSSQTVAFVGLYLVAIGCGGVRSSLLPFGAEQFDDDSAADREGKASFFSWFYLCVSFGPIISGVFLVWIQQNISWGLGFGIATACIALAFTAFVLATPMYKRRMPAGTPLKSLCQVVAAACKKISIKVPAEAEHLYEVSDKIDSPQPKIAHTSDFKFLDKAAIVTESDMEERPEAATSWKLCTVTQVEELKILLRLLPVWITSVIVSSAYSQMNTTFVQQGSAMEMTILSMPVPAASLVSFEVICVLTWVLLYNKVIVPALRSFSSSGDGEPSQLQRMGAGRLLMALTMAVAALVEMKRLDSAARGEEISIAWQLPQYFFLAGGEVFCYIAQLEFFFGEAPDTMKSMCTSLALLTIALGSYMSSFIYAIVEAFTATGDSPGWISDDLNKGHLDYFFWAMAAMCTLNFVVYSGIVKNYRLKTVIS from the exons ATGGACGTCTTGGAGAGAGGCGAACGCGCGCCGCTCCTGCAGAGTCACGGCCCAAAGGTTCAGGAGGATGATAGCCTGCAGGTGCCGCTCCTGAAGCACAAGAAGCGGGGCGGCAGCAAGGCACCAGCAGTTATTCTAT TGTTCGAATGTCTAGAGAGCACGGCGTTCAATGGCATCTCCACCAACCTGGTGGTGTACCTGGAGACCGTCCTCCACGGCAGCAACCTCGCCAGCGCCTCCAACGTCGCCACCTGGTTCGGCACCAGCTACCTCACCCCCGTCTTCGGCGCCATCATCGCCGACTCCTTCTGGGGCAACTACAACACCATCCTCGTCTCCCTCGTCGTCTACCTTCTCGGCATGATGCTCGTCACCTTCTCCGCCTTCGTGCCCACCACCACGGCGGCGCTGTGCGCGGCGGGCGCGTCGTGCGCCGGCACCGCCGGcacgtgggggctgagctcgcagaCCGTGGCTTTCGTGGGGCTGTACCTCGTGGCGATCGGGTGCGGCGGGGTGCGCTCGTCGCTGCTGCCGTTCGGAGCGGAGCAGTTCGACGACGACAGCGCGGCGGACCGGGAGGGCAAGGCGTCCTTCTTCAGCTGGTTCTACCTCTGCGTGAGCTTCGGCCCCATCATCTCCGGCGTGTTTCTCGTCTGGATCCAGCAGAACATCAGCTGGGGCCTCGGCTTCGGCATCGCCACCGCCTGCATCGCGCTCGCCTTCACCGCCTTCGTGCTCGCCACGCCCATGTACAAGCGCCGCATGCCCGCAGGCACGCCGCTCAAGAGCCTCTGCCAGGTCGTCGCCGCCGCGTGCAAGAAAATCAGCATCAAGGTGCCCGCCGAAGCCGAACACCTCTACGAGGTCAGTGACAAGATCGACTCACCCCAGCCTAAGATCGCGCACACCAGCGACTTCAAGTTCCTCGACAAGGCGGCCATCGTCACAGAGTCGGACATGGAGGAGAGGCCGGAGGCGGCGACCTCGTGGAAGCTCTGCACCGTGACTCAGGTGGAGGAGCTCAAGATCCTTCTGCGGCTGCTGCCCGTCTGGATCACCAGCGTCATCGTGTCATCGGCCTACTCGCAGATGAACACCACGTTCGTGCAGCAGGGCAGTGCCATGGAAATGACCATCCTGTCGATGCCCGTGCCCGCGGCGTCGCTGGTCTCGTTCGAGGTGATATGCGTCCTGACATGGGTGCTCCTCTACAACAAGGTGATCGTGCCAGCGTTGAGGAGCTTCTCCTCGAGCGGCGACGGCGAGCCGTCACAGCTGCAGCGGATGGGCGCGGGGCGGCTCCTCATGGCGCTCAccatggcggtggcggcgctcgTGGAAATGAAGCGGCTCGACAGCGCGGCGCGCGGGGAGGAGATCAGCATCGCGTGGCAGCTGCCGCAGTACTTCTTCCTGGCCGGCGGAGAGGTGTTCTGCTACATCGCGCAGCTGGAGTTCTTCTTCGGCGAGGCGCCGGACACCATGAAAAGCATGTGCACGTCGCTCGCTCTGCTCACCATCGCGCTGGGGAGCTACATGAGCTCCTTCATCTACGCCATCGTGGAGGCCTTCACGGCGACGGGAGACAGCCCCGGGTGGATCTCCGACGACCTCAACAAGGGCCACCTCGACTACTTCTTCTGGGCCATGGCTGCAATGTGCACGCTCAACTTCGTCGTGTACAGCGGCATCGTCAAGAACTACAGGCTCAAGACGGTCATATCGTGA